Proteins from a single region of Tautonia marina:
- a CDS encoding DMT family transporter, producing MAGQDDGGSSHHGTGGRDWAAYVFLILMVLIGSTTALSAKLAVRELPLPLVPLVRFGVAGLCLLPFAMKGGALLRLLREDRGRVLASGLFCVGLNQLFFLTGARLAPTTHVGLIYATNPLFVLLIASAIGQERLRGDRLVGIVASVLGVAVIGLGSLRGDTSVEASRAILGDILLVGAVVTWGAYMIVSRPLIRRHGAIPALAGTFVVGSLMDLPVSLFFLDWDGSILPLGLGAIGNASAVAWIGLAHLTLIVTVFALAFQNLAMTRLDASEVATFGNAAPILTVVWGYLFLGEAVTPFLIVGGALTIGGILWTIRPRRARAVVPEAVVEAPRPVELPRPTVAVPCAD from the coding sequence ATGGCAGGTCAGGATGACGGTGGCAGTTCGCATCATGGGACGGGCGGACGGGACTGGGCGGCATACGTCTTCCTGATCTTGATGGTCTTGATCGGATCCACCACGGCCCTCTCGGCCAAGCTGGCGGTGCGGGAGTTGCCCTTGCCGTTGGTGCCGCTGGTGCGGTTCGGAGTGGCGGGGCTGTGCCTCTTGCCGTTTGCGATGAAGGGCGGAGCGCTGCTGCGGCTTCTTCGAGAAGATCGCGGGCGGGTGCTGGCGTCGGGCCTCTTTTGCGTGGGATTGAATCAACTGTTCTTCCTGACGGGTGCTCGGCTGGCACCAACGACGCATGTTGGCCTGATTTACGCGACGAACCCGTTGTTTGTGCTGTTGATCGCCAGCGCGATCGGCCAGGAACGGCTGAGAGGGGACCGGCTGGTGGGGATTGTCGCCAGCGTACTGGGCGTGGCGGTGATTGGCCTGGGGAGCCTGAGGGGAGACACGTCGGTCGAGGCGTCTCGGGCGATCCTGGGCGATATCTTGCTCGTCGGCGCGGTGGTGACCTGGGGAGCGTACATGATTGTCAGCCGGCCTTTGATCCGTCGGCATGGGGCGATTCCGGCGCTGGCGGGAACGTTCGTGGTTGGCTCGTTGATGGATCTGCCGGTGTCGTTGTTCTTCCTGGACTGGGACGGATCGATCTTGCCGCTGGGCCTGGGGGCGATCGGGAACGCTTCGGCGGTGGCCTGGATCGGCCTGGCGCACCTGACGTTGATTGTCACGGTCTTCGCGCTGGCGTTTCAGAATCTGGCGATGACACGGCTCGATGCGAGCGAGGTGGCCACCTTCGGCAACGCGGCGCCGATCTTGACGGTGGTGTGGGGGTATCTGTTCCTGGGCGAGGCAGTCACGCCCTTCTTGATCGTCGGGGGAGCGTTGACGATCGGCGGGATCCTCTGGACGATCCGCCCGAGACGAGCTCGGGCGGTGGTGCCGGAAGCGGTGGTTGAGGCTCCTCGACCTGTTGAGCTGCCAAGGCCGACGGTAGCCGT
- a CDS encoding DMT family transporter, translating to MAWIILVIAGLAEVGFTTCLKLSENFTRPIPSAGFLVLSILSFVLLTRAIQTIPLGTAYAVWTGIGACGTAIVGIALFKDPLTGGRVALLMILIGSVIGLKVISGD from the coding sequence ATGGCCTGGATCATTTTGGTGATTGCCGGTCTCGCCGAGGTCGGCTTTACCACCTGTTTAAAGCTGAGCGAGAACTTTACCCGGCCGATCCCCTCGGCCGGGTTTTTGGTGTTGAGCATCCTGAGCTTTGTGCTGTTGACGAGGGCGATTCAGACGATTCCGCTCGGCACGGCGTATGCGGTCTGGACGGGGATCGGCGCGTGCGGCACGGCAATCGTCGGCATCGCGCTGTTCAAGGACCCGCTGACGGGGGGCCGGGTGGCGCTCTTGATGATCCTGATCGGCTCGGTGATTGGGCTGAAGGTGATTTCGGGCGATTGA
- a CDS encoding putative sugar nucleotidyl transferase, with protein MRLCFVEDLAVAGLEPLTLTRPAYALRLGAVTLGERTARAFGVGPGPARRAAIVRSVLEPIARERDPHTMLNDADWLAQGPVIVANARWVPPKNFEPSTTAAPWLGLCNGRPACAVVGPERAVALTSHRVDEWFDDLLAKVDGEEIGGQWIDRPWDLVSLNEQAIREDFEALGGDSVTNRHLQSMALVGPSDQLRIHETARIDPYTVFDTTNGPIIVERDVWVQPFTRIEGPCVIGAGTQLFRANVRGAVTIGPVCRVGGEVEASIIQGYSNKYHEGFLGHSYVGEWVNLGAITSNSDLRNDYGEVEVPLQGDPVPTGQAKVGCFIGDHTRTGLGSMLNTGTSIGVMCNVLPAGWLLPKHVPSFSSVLWGKVAKGFELEQMFETARIVKGRRGLEFTEAEESFYRSLYDQTRLERQRAFQKAQSHRTEPLRSASIAAR; from the coding sequence ATGCGTCTCTGCTTCGTCGAAGACCTGGCCGTGGCCGGCCTGGAGCCGTTGACGCTGACTCGTCCGGCGTATGCCTTGCGACTGGGAGCGGTGACCCTGGGGGAGCGGACCGCTCGGGCCTTTGGGGTCGGTCCGGGACCGGCGCGGAGGGCGGCGATCGTGCGGTCGGTGCTGGAACCGATCGCCCGTGAGCGCGACCCTCACACGATGCTCAACGACGCCGACTGGCTCGCCCAGGGGCCGGTGATCGTGGCCAATGCCCGCTGGGTGCCGCCGAAGAACTTCGAGCCCTCGACAACGGCGGCTCCCTGGCTGGGGCTTTGCAACGGTCGGCCGGCCTGCGCGGTGGTGGGTCCGGAGCGGGCCGTAGCGCTGACGAGTCACCGGGTGGACGAGTGGTTCGACGATCTTTTGGCGAAGGTCGATGGCGAGGAGATCGGCGGGCAGTGGATTGATCGCCCCTGGGATCTCGTGTCCCTGAACGAGCAGGCGATTCGGGAGGATTTCGAGGCGCTCGGCGGTGATTCGGTGACGAACCGGCACTTGCAGTCGATGGCGCTGGTCGGGCCTTCGGATCAGTTGCGGATTCATGAAACCGCGCGGATCGATCCGTACACGGTCTTCGACACGACGAACGGGCCGATCATCGTGGAGCGAGATGTTTGGGTGCAGCCGTTCACGAGGATCGAGGGGCCGTGCGTCATCGGCGCGGGGACGCAGTTGTTCCGGGCGAATGTTCGGGGGGCGGTGACGATCGGCCCAGTCTGCCGAGTTGGCGGCGAGGTGGAGGCGTCGATCATCCAGGGGTACTCGAACAAGTATCACGAGGGGTTCCTGGGGCACTCGTACGTGGGAGAATGGGTCAACCTGGGGGCGATCACCTCGAACAGCGACCTGCGGAACGATTACGGTGAGGTTGAAGTGCCGTTGCAAGGGGACCCGGTGCCAACCGGCCAGGCCAAGGTCGGTTGCTTCATCGGCGACCACACGCGGACGGGGCTCGGCAGCATGCTGAACACCGGAACCTCGATCGGCGTGATGTGCAACGTCTTGCCGGCCGGCTGGCTCCTGCCGAAGCACGTGCCGAGCTTTTCGAGTGTCCTCTGGGGCAAGGTGGCCAAGGGTTTCGAGCTGGAGCAGATGTTCGAGACGGCCAGGATCGTCAAGGGGCGGCGCGGCCTGGAATTCACCGAGGCCGAGGAATCCTTCTATCGCTCGCTGTACGATCAAACGCGACTGGAACGGCAGCGGGCGTTTCAGAAGGCGCAAAGCCATCGAACCGAGCCGCTCCGTTCGGCGTCGATCGCGGCCCGATGA
- a CDS encoding YfcE family phosphodiesterase, protein MRIGILSDSHDQIGRTAAAVALLAAEGAEVLIHCGDLTEPAVVHTVAGAGIACHYVLGNNDFDLEGIERAVVATGGTMLGWAAEIELAGRRIGVTHGHLTSEFRRLLKARPDYLLFGHSHQWLNERDGPIRQINPGALHRAREWTVATLDLDRDEVQFHRVR, encoded by the coding sequence ATGCGAATCGGAATTCTGTCCGACTCTCACGATCAGATCGGGCGGACGGCCGCGGCGGTGGCCTTGCTGGCGGCCGAGGGGGCCGAGGTCTTGATCCACTGCGGCGACCTGACCGAGCCGGCGGTCGTGCACACGGTGGCCGGGGCGGGGATCGCCTGCCATTACGTGCTCGGAAATAACGACTTCGATCTCGAAGGGATCGAGCGGGCGGTGGTGGCAACGGGGGGGACGATGCTCGGCTGGGCGGCGGAGATCGAACTGGCAGGGCGTCGGATCGGGGTGACGCACGGCCATCTTACGAGCGAATTCCGTCGCTTACTCAAGGCCAGGCCCGATTACCTGCTCTTTGGCCACTCGCATCAATGGCTGAACGAGCGGGACGGTCCGATCCGCCAGATCAATCCGGGAGCCTTGCACCGGGCGAGGGAGTGGACCGTGGCAACGCTCGACCTGGACCGGGATGAGGTGCAGTTTCATCGGGTCCGGTAA
- a CDS encoding TolC family protein yields MTILWLAMVVVQVGPPIDLPPLPNARPMEVRTGPAVPAERHVLTVADLEQIALQSNPTLAQAAERIGQAQGNADQAGRYPNPIAVWNSQSLGAGGTMGTQGGFVQQPIVTGGKLRINRSRYEVDVEIARWGLVEQQYRVRNGVRLRSWQILAQQRLLEARAGLIRMADEVVALTRAKVDSGHASKADLLLAENDATAMRLDREQLEDRYQNSWRELAAYLGVPGMEPVPLAGDLERQAAPVSWEESLAYLLEGSPEVKIAELRVLRTQRDLRREEVEPIPDLILRGGAAHDLSNDDTIGIVRVYVDLPLWDRNQGNIARAHHALTDARQNLARVRLSIEQRLARRYNQYLTSNANVKRYQEEILPRSLQAFEIYGDEFRNEEASYSRVQSALGAYTDGLQKLFLEYEELRNAETAIEGMLLVEDIVESTTPRPPSGGLPQAPSGGGVPVGGRPSRDPN; encoded by the coding sequence GTGACGATCCTCTGGCTCGCGATGGTCGTTGTGCAAGTCGGGCCGCCGATCGATCTGCCGCCGTTGCCCAATGCTCGGCCGATGGAAGTGAGGACCGGCCCCGCGGTGCCGGCCGAGCGGCACGTGTTGACGGTCGCGGACCTGGAACAGATCGCGCTGCAGTCGAATCCGACCCTTGCGCAGGCGGCCGAGCGAATCGGCCAGGCCCAGGGCAACGCCGATCAGGCCGGGAGGTATCCGAACCCGATTGCCGTCTGGAACTCGCAGAGTCTCGGGGCAGGGGGGACGATGGGGACGCAGGGCGGGTTCGTCCAGCAACCGATCGTCACCGGAGGGAAGCTGCGGATCAACCGGTCGCGCTACGAGGTGGACGTGGAGATTGCTCGGTGGGGGCTGGTGGAACAGCAATACCGGGTCCGGAACGGCGTGCGGCTCCGGAGCTGGCAGATCCTGGCGCAGCAGCGATTGCTGGAGGCCCGCGCCGGGTTGATCCGGATGGCGGACGAGGTGGTGGCGTTGACCCGGGCGAAGGTCGACAGCGGTCACGCCTCAAAGGCCGATCTGCTGCTGGCGGAAAACGACGCCACTGCAATGCGGTTGGACCGCGAGCAGTTGGAGGATCGTTACCAAAACTCGTGGAGAGAACTGGCCGCCTATCTCGGAGTTCCAGGAATGGAGCCGGTTCCGCTGGCGGGCGATCTGGAACGGCAGGCGGCGCCGGTGTCGTGGGAGGAGAGTCTGGCGTACCTGCTGGAAGGGAGCCCGGAGGTCAAGATTGCTGAGCTTCGCGTGTTGCGAACCCAGCGGGATCTGAGACGCGAGGAGGTTGAGCCCATTCCCGATCTGATCCTTCGGGGAGGAGCCGCCCACGACCTTTCGAATGACGACACGATCGGGATCGTTCGGGTGTACGTCGATCTGCCCCTCTGGGACCGCAATCAGGGGAACATTGCCAGAGCGCATCATGCCTTGACCGACGCTCGACAGAACCTGGCCCGGGTTCGATTGTCGATCGAGCAACGCCTGGCTCGGCGATACAACCAGTATCTGACCAGCAATGCCAATGTGAAGCGCTATCAGGAGGAGATCCTGCCCCGATCGCTGCAGGCGTTCGAGATTTACGGCGACGAGTTTCGGAACGAGGAGGCAAGCTATTCTCGGGTTCAGTCGGCGCTGGGGGCCTACACCGATGGGCTTCAGAAATTGTTCCTGGAATACGAGGAACTTCGAAACGCCGAGACTGCGATCGAGGGAATGTTGCTGGTCGAGGACATTGTCGAGTCCACGACCCCCCGGCCCCCGAGTGGCGGGCTGCCCCAGGCCCCTTCGGGAGGGGGAGTCCCGGTCGGGGGACGGCCGTCGAGGGACCCGAACTGA
- a CDS encoding L-lactate permease — translation MADVWTQVYDPFDAWPLSTLAASVPVLVLLGLLGSGRASAWQAALAGLVSAMAMAIGAFGMPIDLVVAGAGVGMVFAFFRIVWLITAAVFLYNIAVETGQFEVMKASIARLSEDRRIQAILVAFSFGAFIEGAAGFGAPVAISAAFLVGLGFRPLQAAILCLVANTAPVAWGAIGTPIRALGEVTSLDTELLSATAGRILPLLSVIVPWWLVRMMVSWRETVAVWPALVVIGGSFATAQFVWSNYVGYELVDIVSSIASLAAGMLLLRFWKPKQVWHFPEERAEAAEGPVETAYDTIGDLNPARVARAWMPFGLLTIMVILWGIPAIKGTLESSTSWNPPMPWLSVPLSDAGPAMGWPRPVLDQAAEKGQQLVSRVAKGVAITGRAEPAAADFEKVTLDIAPLASTGTAILIAAIASGFLLGLGPKGLLRVFGVSVYRLRWAAVAILCMLGLGFVTKLAGMDAVLGLAFTRTGPMLYPIFGTLLGWLGVALTGSDTASNVLFGNLQRITAEKLGLDPILMASANTTGGVMGKMVDAQSIVVAAAATGEGGREGTILRAVLIHSLALALIVGGIVWLYAHVVPGIVPSAADVPMVSATE, via the coding sequence ATGGCCGATGTCTGGACACAAGTGTACGATCCGTTCGACGCCTGGCCGCTTTCGACTCTGGCGGCCTCGGTGCCGGTTCTGGTGTTGCTGGGGTTGCTGGGTTCCGGGAGAGCCTCGGCCTGGCAGGCCGCACTGGCAGGGCTGGTCTCGGCGATGGCCATGGCCATCGGGGCGTTCGGGATGCCGATCGACCTGGTGGTCGCTGGCGCCGGGGTGGGAATGGTCTTTGCCTTCTTCCGGATTGTCTGGCTGATCACGGCGGCGGTCTTTCTCTATAACATCGCGGTCGAAACCGGGCAGTTCGAGGTGATGAAGGCGTCGATTGCCCGGCTGTCGGAGGATCGTCGCATTCAGGCGATTCTGGTGGCCTTCAGTTTTGGGGCGTTCATCGAGGGGGCCGCGGGATTCGGGGCGCCGGTGGCCATCTCGGCGGCGTTCCTGGTGGGCCTCGGGTTCCGACCGCTTCAGGCGGCGATTCTCTGCCTGGTGGCCAATACGGCCCCGGTGGCCTGGGGGGCGATCGGCACACCGATTCGGGCGTTGGGAGAGGTGACGAGCCTCGATACGGAGCTGCTCAGCGCGACGGCCGGGCGCATCTTGCCCTTGCTCTCGGTGATCGTCCCGTGGTGGCTGGTCCGGATGATGGTCAGTTGGCGAGAGACGGTGGCGGTCTGGCCGGCCCTGGTGGTCATTGGCGGATCGTTTGCCACGGCGCAGTTCGTCTGGTCGAACTACGTCGGTTACGAGCTGGTGGACATTGTCTCGTCGATTGCCAGTTTGGCGGCGGGAATGCTTCTGTTGCGGTTCTGGAAGCCGAAGCAGGTCTGGCATTTTCCCGAGGAGCGGGCCGAGGCGGCCGAGGGGCCGGTCGAGACGGCGTATGACACCATCGGCGACCTGAACCCGGCTCGGGTGGCCCGCGCCTGGATGCCGTTCGGCCTGCTGACGATCATGGTGATCCTCTGGGGGATTCCGGCGATTAAGGGAACGTTGGAGTCCTCGACTTCCTGGAACCCGCCGATGCCCTGGCTCAGCGTGCCCCTGTCGGACGCAGGTCCGGCGATGGGGTGGCCGAGGCCGGTGCTGGACCAGGCGGCGGAGAAGGGGCAACAGCTCGTCTCTCGGGTGGCCAAGGGAGTGGCGATCACCGGCCGGGCCGAGCCCGCAGCGGCCGACTTCGAGAAGGTGACGCTTGACATCGCTCCCCTTGCCTCGACCGGAACGGCCATTCTGATCGCGGCGATTGCCAGCGGGTTCCTGCTGGGGCTGGGTCCGAAGGGGCTGCTGCGAGTCTTTGGGGTGTCGGTCTATCGCCTGCGGTGGGCGGCGGTGGCGATTCTGTGCATGCTGGGTCTGGGGTTCGTGACAAAACTGGCGGGCATGGATGCGGTGCTGGGCCTGGCCTTCACCCGAACCGGGCCGATGCTGTATCCGATCTTCGGCACCTTGCTCGGCTGGTTGGGGGTAGCCTTGACCGGCTCGGACACGGCCAGCAACGTGCTGTTCGGCAACCTGCAGCGGATCACGGCCGAGAAGCTCGGGCTGGACCCGATCTTGATGGCCTCGGCCAATACGACCGGCGGCGTGATGGGCAAGATGGTCGATGCGCAGTCGATCGTGGTCGCCGCCGCGGCGACGGGCGAAGGGGGACGCGAGGGAACGATTCTTCGGGCGGTCTTGATCCACAGTCTTGCTCTGGCGTTGATCGTGGGAGGGATCGTCTGGCTCTACGCCCATGTCGTCCCGGGGATCGTGCCGAGTGCCGCCGACGTCCCGATGGTGTCGGCAACGGAATGA
- the hpf gene encoding ribosome hibernation-promoting factor, HPF/YfiA family, giving the protein MHIEISTRHGLILEPKQQQYVQQKAEKLLKYFNRLMEIDVVIDHPKNGWSMEMVVSAEHKHDFVARSDAPGLETATDQVVHMIEQQIRRYKDRIQDHKDEVPHGGTSPTRPDLPEPPESSEAPQVD; this is encoded by the coding sequence GTGCATATTGAAATTTCAACCCGTCATGGCCTCATTCTCGAACCAAAGCAGCAGCAGTACGTGCAACAAAAGGCCGAAAAGCTGCTAAAATACTTTAACCGCCTCATGGAGATCGACGTCGTGATCGACCATCCCAAGAATGGATGGTCGATGGAAATGGTCGTTTCCGCCGAGCACAAGCACGATTTCGTGGCCCGGAGCGATGCCCCGGGGCTTGAGACGGCCACCGACCAGGTCGTCCACATGATTGAGCAGCAGATTCGCCGTTACAAGGATCGGATTCAGGACCATAAAGACGAGGTTCCCCACGGTGGTACCTCTCCGACGCGGCCGGACCTTCCCGAGCCGCCCGAATCGTCTGAGGCCCCCCAGGTTGACTGA
- a CDS encoding PTS sugar transporter subunit IIA — MKLSDFVVRDAVIVDLQATTKEEAIREIVSGLRDAGRLSESDLESVTRAILNREELGSTGIGQGVAVPHTRHPMVDRLIGTVALSSKGVEFAALDGEPVDILFLLVSPPNQPGDHLRALENISRHLKDEQFVRFLRQARSREQILDVLDEADQSSP; from the coding sequence ATGAAACTTTCGGATTTCGTCGTTCGCGATGCGGTCATTGTCGACCTCCAGGCAACGACCAAGGAAGAGGCGATCCGTGAAATCGTCTCGGGCCTCCGCGATGCCGGCCGGCTGAGCGAGTCGGACCTGGAAAGTGTCACCCGTGCCATTCTCAATCGAGAGGAACTGGGCTCGACGGGCATCGGCCAGGGCGTTGCCGTCCCCCACACCCGACACCCCATGGTCGATCGCCTCATCGGGACCGTCGCGCTGTCGAGCAAGGGGGTCGAATTCGCCGCCCTTGATGGTGAACCGGTGGACATCCTGTTCCTCCTCGTTTCTCCACCCAATCAGCCGGGAGATCACCTCCGGGCGCTCGAAAACATCTCCCGACACCTGAAAGACGAGCAGTTTGTCCGGTTCCTGCGTCAGGCGAGGAGTCGGGAACAAATCCTCGATGTGCTCGATGAGGCCGACCAGTCAAGCCCTTAA
- a CDS encoding HPr family phosphocarrier protein has protein sequence MRPTSQALKTASALVAGASAFFLKLADVEGTVAVMPPDLRDPRQMAAADGGPRRTGSLMSQDLHRVRRRVEITNPYGLHLRPAEKFVGLAGQFRADVRVRYEGRDCNGKSILDLMTLAAECGSWLELEAQGPDAEAAVSALVELVATHFGEKTSSEDSPVQPPEADASPPEGLHP, from the coding sequence ATGAGGCCGACCAGTCAAGCCCTTAAGACCGCCTCGGCCCTTGTGGCCGGAGCATCAGCCTTTTTCTTGAAGCTTGCGGACGTCGAAGGGACGGTCGCTGTGATGCCCCCAGATCTTCGTGACCCCAGGCAGATGGCCGCGGCTGATGGCGGCCCTCGCCGGACCGGATCGCTGATGAGTCAGGACCTTCACCGAGTTCGTCGTCGGGTGGAAATTACCAACCCGTACGGCTTGCACCTCCGACCCGCCGAGAAATTCGTCGGCCTGGCCGGGCAGTTCCGCGCCGATGTCCGGGTACGTTACGAAGGCCGCGATTGCAACGGCAAGAGCATCCTCGACCTGATGACCCTGGCCGCCGAGTGCGGTTCCTGGCTCGAACTCGAAGCCCAGGGGCCCGACGCCGAAGCGGCTGTCTCTGCCCTGGTTGAGCTGGTCGCCACGCATTTCGGCGAGAAAACCAGCTCTGAGGATTCCCCGGTCCAGCCCCCCGAGGCCGATGCCAGCCCGCCCGAAGGGCTGCACCCATGA
- the ptsP gene encoding phosphoenolpyruvate--protein phosphotransferase, which yields MTPGARPAPADAVPPPTLDPIVSATDATSFVPPTLRDLAVSSPATPPRTMRVLRGIAVSPGVAIGPLLVLAPRGPRLTRRSIPASAVDLELLRLEQAVESARIDAEAAERDARQRLGPQYADILSAHVRMIADPTLREEAAARISRDLVTAEHAIFEVLDGYARQLERLGAAHLAARAADVRDIQHRILDQLTDHPPAPSPADSAVEPLLLLAEDLTPSEAAALDPTRVLGFATESGGRTSHTAIIAAALEIPAVVGLGRVLDQVRDSQMAIIDGDAGLVVLDPDEPTLGRYRVRAVEQATRFAELAQLSDLPAETADGVGIHLLGNIEFPAEVEACRERGAEGIGLFRTEFFYLGADGPPGEDEQTAAYAEVIQAAAGRPVTIRTLDLGSDKVEPGRPQHVEPNPALGLRSLRRSLRDLGPFRTQLRAILRAAAVVGGDVRVMFPLVTTLTEFRQARAILHEVAAELTTEGIPARSDLPVGAMIEVPAAAIMSDQLAKEVDFFSIGTNDLTQYILAADRTNETVADLYTSADPAVLRLIDMVARAAEATGIELTVCGSIAGEPLYTMLLLGLGIRQLSTPPHQLPEVKRVIRAIRLDEARAVAREALQCDTADDVLALLTRALHHALPDDPSEPDLARQ from the coding sequence ATGACTCCCGGCGCGCGTCCCGCGCCGGCCGACGCCGTGCCGCCGCCGACCCTCGATCCGATCGTTTCGGCCACCGACGCGACGTCATTTGTCCCCCCGACGCTCAGGGATCTCGCCGTGTCATCCCCCGCCACCCCACCCAGGACGATGAGGGTTCTCCGGGGAATCGCCGTCAGCCCCGGCGTTGCCATCGGTCCCTTGCTCGTTCTGGCCCCTCGAGGGCCTCGGCTGACCCGACGCTCGATCCCCGCCTCGGCGGTCGATCTTGAACTGCTCCGTCTGGAGCAGGCCGTCGAATCGGCCCGAATCGACGCCGAAGCCGCCGAACGCGACGCCCGTCAGCGGCTCGGCCCGCAGTATGCCGACATCCTCTCGGCCCACGTCCGGATGATCGCCGATCCGACGCTCCGCGAGGAAGCCGCCGCCCGGATCAGCCGCGACTTGGTCACCGCCGAGCACGCCATCTTCGAGGTCCTCGACGGTTACGCCCGACAGCTGGAGCGGCTCGGTGCCGCCCATCTCGCGGCCCGGGCCGCCGACGTCCGCGACATCCAGCACCGCATTCTCGACCAACTGACCGATCACCCGCCCGCCCCGTCTCCGGCCGATTCGGCCGTCGAGCCCCTCTTGCTGCTGGCCGAGGATCTGACCCCGAGTGAGGCGGCCGCCCTCGACCCCACTCGGGTCCTCGGCTTCGCCACCGAATCGGGGGGACGGACCAGCCATACGGCCATCATCGCCGCGGCGCTGGAAATCCCGGCCGTCGTCGGCCTCGGCCGCGTTCTCGATCAGGTCCGAGACAGCCAGATGGCCATCATCGACGGTGATGCCGGGCTGGTGGTGCTCGACCCCGATGAGCCGACCCTTGGCCGTTACCGCGTTCGGGCCGTCGAGCAGGCCACCCGATTCGCCGAGCTGGCCCAACTGTCCGACCTTCCGGCCGAAACGGCCGACGGGGTCGGCATCCACCTGCTCGGCAATATCGAGTTTCCCGCCGAGGTCGAGGCCTGCCGAGAGCGGGGAGCCGAGGGGATCGGCCTGTTCCGAACCGAGTTCTTCTACCTCGGCGCCGACGGTCCTCCGGGTGAGGACGAGCAAACGGCCGCCTATGCCGAGGTGATTCAGGCCGCCGCCGGTCGTCCCGTGACCATCCGGACCCTTGACCTGGGTTCCGACAAGGTCGAACCTGGACGACCTCAGCATGTTGAGCCGAACCCGGCGCTTGGCCTGCGCAGCCTCCGCCGATCGCTCCGCGATCTGGGACCGTTCCGGACCCAACTCCGAGCGATCCTCCGAGCCGCCGCGGTCGTCGGCGGCGATGTGCGCGTCATGTTCCCTCTGGTAACCACCCTGACGGAGTTCCGGCAGGCCCGTGCGATCCTTCACGAAGTGGCCGCCGAACTGACGACCGAGGGAATCCCGGCCCGCTCCGACCTGCCCGTCGGGGCGATGATCGAGGTGCCGGCCGCAGCCATTATGAGTGACCAGCTGGCAAAGGAGGTGGACTTTTTCTCCATCGGCACCAATGACCTGACCCAGTATATCCTTGCCGCCGACCGAACCAACGAGACCGTGGCCGACCTTTACACGTCGGCCGATCCGGCCGTGCTCCGCCTGATCGACATGGTCGCTCGGGCCGCCGAGGCCACCGGAATCGAACTGACCGTATGTGGGTCGATCGCCGGCGAGCCCCTTTATACGATGCTGCTGCTGGGCCTGGGGATTCGCCAACTGAGCACCCCACCGCACCAGCTCCCGGAGGTCAAGCGTGTCATCCGCGCCATTCGACTGGACGAGGCCCGGGCCGTGGCCCGAGAGGCGCTCCAGTGCGACACCGCGGACGATGTGCTCGCCCTGCTGACCCGAGCCCTTCACCACGCTCTGCCCGATGATCCGAGCGAGCCTGACCTGGCCCGTCAGTAA
- a CDS encoding TIGR03936 family radical SAM-associated protein, producing MDDATSRLRIRFAKRGDLRLVSHHDLMRCLERVLRRAALPVAHSQGFNPRPKLSFPLALALGIEGRREVLELELAEPLRPSEVLRRLCDVAPPGLDFLEAIPAPGRSGRVAFVEYLFPLPDERRGPTVDAVAALLDRQTCPYVRRKPGRDVPLDLRSSVLDARVDPADGALRLRLKIDAGVSARPEEVLDVLGLRDLMAAGTVLSRTEVVLTTESPVTSTVPDHSGSPPSPPAPRDTTDPKPSVSRSGQSP from the coding sequence ATGGACGACGCCACTTCGCGGCTTCGAATCCGATTCGCCAAACGCGGCGACCTCCGCCTTGTCAGCCATCACGACCTGATGCGCTGTCTGGAACGAGTGTTGCGCCGAGCGGCCCTTCCTGTCGCCCACAGTCAGGGGTTCAACCCCCGGCCGAAGCTCTCGTTCCCGCTGGCCCTAGCCCTCGGTATCGAGGGGCGGCGCGAGGTTCTGGAGCTGGAACTGGCCGAACCCCTTCGACCCAGCGAGGTGCTGCGACGCCTTTGCGACGTCGCTCCCCCCGGCCTGGATTTCCTGGAAGCGATTCCGGCCCCGGGCCGTTCCGGCCGTGTCGCGTTCGTGGAGTACCTGTTCCCGCTACCTGACGAGCGTCGAGGACCGACGGTGGACGCTGTTGCCGCCTTGCTCGACCGCCAGACGTGCCCCTACGTTCGCCGGAAGCCCGGCCGCGATGTGCCCCTCGACCTGCGGTCCTCAGTGCTCGATGCGCGAGTTGACCCGGCCGACGGCGCCCTGCGACTGCGGCTGAAGATCGACGCCGGGGTGTCCGCCCGACCTGAGGAAGTGCTCGACGTCCTCGGCCTTCGAGACCTGATGGCCGCCGGCACCGTCCTTTCCCGGACCGAGGTGGTTCTCACAACCGAGTCACCCGTGACCTCTACCGTGCCCGATCATTCGGGATCACCCCCTTCACCCCCAGCCCCTCGCGACACCACGGATCCCAAACCCTCGGTGTCGCGATCTGGCCAGAGCCCATGA